A genomic stretch from Oreochromis aureus strain Israel breed Guangdong linkage group 17, ZZ_aureus, whole genome shotgun sequence includes:
- the mllt1a gene encoding protein ENL isoform X1, with translation MENQCTVQVKLELGHRAQLRKKVTSEGFTHDWMVFVRGPETGDIQHFVEKVVFRLHESFPKPKRVCKEPPYKVEESGYAGFLMPIEVYFKNKEEPKKVCFNYDLFLNLEGNPPVNHLRCEKLTFNNPTKEFRRKLIKAGGVLVVPEGAEAMSRPSPDYPMLPTIPLSAFSDPKKTKTSHVSKEPSKEGSGGSSKGPKPHKLTKEHRERPRKDSESKAASKGDNDRDGSSKPGRDPSSSSSSKKPSDIKVKDEVKVLPKAAFKEPKITLKDSKMEGMSPKGGGAGSGGGGGGGGGGGPPEPKAPGKRPSTVESPKPSAKKQKKASSEGPKGPTTGGGGAFTGTSPRVSSSSAANQSYAEKKPPKEKGRWFKSKNETQELKEAKKLQDSEESNSEDEASSKSEQSAPSSPSTQSSSSDSSSDSDFEPGQKQGQGPLRSMVEEIQSEESDDDDSTSEEETPIKTNPPNRDSRLSLDSESDSSDGSHRPSRDPAPPPQKHSSSNNKVSVRKSPDSSFRSEKVMKKGYDKVGRAYTEELVDLHRRLMALRERNVLQQIVNLIEETGHFNVTNTTFDFDLFSLDESTVRKLQSYLEATT, from the exons TGCACTGTGCAGGTAAAACTAGAGTTGGGCCACCGAGCTCAGCTAAGGAAGAAGGTGACATCGGAAGGCTTCACCCACGACTGGATGGTGTTTGTCCGAGGCCCAGAGACTGGTGACATCCAGCACTTTGTAGAGAAGGTTGTCTTCCGGCTGCACGAGAGCTTCCCCAAACCCAAGAGAG TATGCAAGGAGCCTCCGTACAAAGTGGAGGAGTCGGGCTACGCAGGTTTCCTCATGCCTATTGAGGTTTACTTCAAGAACAAG GAGGAGCCCAAAAAAGTGTGTTTCAACTACGACCTTTTTCTTAACTTGGAGGGCAACCCACCAGTCAACCACCTGCGCTGTGAGAAGCTCACCTTCAACAACCCCACCAAAGAATTCAGGAGAAAGCTGATCAAAGCTGGAGGG GTGTTGGTGGTCCCTGAGGGGGCAGAAGCCATGTCAAGGCCAAGCCCAGACTACCCCATGCTCCCCACCATCCCCCTCTCTGCCTTCTCAGACCCCAAGAAGACCAAGACCTCTCACGTGTCAAAG GAACCCAGCAAAGAAGGAAGTGGAGGCAGCAGCAAAGGACCCAAACCACACAAGTTAACCAAGGAGCACCGAGAGCGGCCACGCAAGGACTCCGAGAGCAAAGCCGCTTCAAAAGGAGACAACGATAGAGACGGAAGCAGCAAGCCTGGCCGCGATCCTTCCTCGTCCTCGTCTTCAAAAAAGCCGTCAGACATCAAAGTGAAAGATGAAGTAAAGGTCCTCCCCAAGGCAGCCTTCAAGGAGCCTAAAATCACACTGAAGGACTCAAAGATGGAGGGAATGTCCCCGAAAGGAGGGGGGGCCGGTAGCGGCGGAGGAGGCGGGGGAGGAGGTGGCGGTGGGCCGCCGGAGCCCAAAGCACCGGGGAAACGACCGTCCACGGTGGAGTCTCCCAAACCGAGCgctaagaagcagaagaaggcCAGCTCCGAGGGGCCGAAGGGGCCTACCACCGGCGGCGGCGGGGCCTTCACAGGAACCTCCCCCCGTGTATCGTCCTCGTCCGCAGCAAACCAGTCGTACGCTGAGAAGAAGCCCCCGAAAGAGAAGGGTCGCTGGTTCAAAAGCAAAAACGAAACGCAGGAACTGAAAGAGGCCAAGAAACTACAAGATTCAGAAGAGTCGAATTCAGAGGATGAAGCATCGTCAAAATCAGAG CAGTCGGCTCCCTCCAGTCCTTCCACTCAAAGCTCCAGTTCAGATTCCAGTTCAGACTCTGACTTTGAGCCAGGACAGAAACAAGGACAAG GCCCCCTGCGATCCATGGTGGAGGAGATCCAGTCTGAAGAGTCAGATGATGATGACTCCACCTCAGAGGAAGAAACGCCCATCAAAACCAACCCGCCTAACCGCGACTCTCG ACTCAGCCTGGACAGCGAGAGTGACAGCAGCGACGGCTCCCACCGCCCCAGTCGAGACCCGGCCCCGCCCCCACAGAAACACAGCTCCTCCAATAACAAA GTGTCTGTCCGAAAAAGCCCAGATTCCTCGTTTCGCTCGGAGAAGGTGATGAAGAAGGGATACGACAAGGTAGGAAGG GCCTACACAGAAGAACTGGTGGACCTCCACCGCAGACTGATGGCATTAAGGGAGCGTAATGTCCTGCAGCAG ATCGTCAACCTGATCGAGGAGACGGGCCATTTTAATGTGACCAACACCACCTTTGACTTTGACCTCTTTTCACTGGACGAGTCCACTGTCCGCAAACTACAGAGCTACCTGGAGGCGACCACGTGA
- the mllt1a gene encoding protein ENL isoform X2 yields the protein MENQCTVQVKLELGHRAQLRKKVTSEGFTHDWMVFVRGPETGDIQHFVEKVVFRLHESFPKPKRVCKEPPYKVEESGYAGFLMPIEVYFKNKEEPKKVCFNYDLFLNLEGNPPVNHLRCEKLTFNNPTKEFRRKLIKAGGVLVVPEGAEAMSRPSPDYPMLPTIPLSAFSDPKKTKTSHVSKEPSKEGSGGSSKGPKPHKLTKEHRERPRKDSESKAASKGDNDRDGSSKPGRDPSSSSSSKKPSDIKVKDEVKVLPKAAFKEPKITLKDSKMEGMSPKGGGAGSGGGGGGGGGGGPPEPKAPGKRPSTVESPKPSAKKQKKASSEGPKGPTTGGGGAFTGTSPRVSSSSAANQSYAEKKPPKEKGRWFKSKNETQELKEAKKLQDSEESNSEDEASSKSESAPSSPSTQSSSSDSSSDSDFEPGQKQGQGPLRSMVEEIQSEESDDDDSTSEEETPIKTNPPNRDSRLSLDSESDSSDGSHRPSRDPAPPPQKHSSSNNKVSVRKSPDSSFRSEKVMKKGYDKVGRAYTEELVDLHRRLMALRERNVLQQIVNLIEETGHFNVTNTTFDFDLFSLDESTVRKLQSYLEATT from the exons TGCACTGTGCAGGTAAAACTAGAGTTGGGCCACCGAGCTCAGCTAAGGAAGAAGGTGACATCGGAAGGCTTCACCCACGACTGGATGGTGTTTGTCCGAGGCCCAGAGACTGGTGACATCCAGCACTTTGTAGAGAAGGTTGTCTTCCGGCTGCACGAGAGCTTCCCCAAACCCAAGAGAG TATGCAAGGAGCCTCCGTACAAAGTGGAGGAGTCGGGCTACGCAGGTTTCCTCATGCCTATTGAGGTTTACTTCAAGAACAAG GAGGAGCCCAAAAAAGTGTGTTTCAACTACGACCTTTTTCTTAACTTGGAGGGCAACCCACCAGTCAACCACCTGCGCTGTGAGAAGCTCACCTTCAACAACCCCACCAAAGAATTCAGGAGAAAGCTGATCAAAGCTGGAGGG GTGTTGGTGGTCCCTGAGGGGGCAGAAGCCATGTCAAGGCCAAGCCCAGACTACCCCATGCTCCCCACCATCCCCCTCTCTGCCTTCTCAGACCCCAAGAAGACCAAGACCTCTCACGTGTCAAAG GAACCCAGCAAAGAAGGAAGTGGAGGCAGCAGCAAAGGACCCAAACCACACAAGTTAACCAAGGAGCACCGAGAGCGGCCACGCAAGGACTCCGAGAGCAAAGCCGCTTCAAAAGGAGACAACGATAGAGACGGAAGCAGCAAGCCTGGCCGCGATCCTTCCTCGTCCTCGTCTTCAAAAAAGCCGTCAGACATCAAAGTGAAAGATGAAGTAAAGGTCCTCCCCAAGGCAGCCTTCAAGGAGCCTAAAATCACACTGAAGGACTCAAAGATGGAGGGAATGTCCCCGAAAGGAGGGGGGGCCGGTAGCGGCGGAGGAGGCGGGGGAGGAGGTGGCGGTGGGCCGCCGGAGCCCAAAGCACCGGGGAAACGACCGTCCACGGTGGAGTCTCCCAAACCGAGCgctaagaagcagaagaaggcCAGCTCCGAGGGGCCGAAGGGGCCTACCACCGGCGGCGGCGGGGCCTTCACAGGAACCTCCCCCCGTGTATCGTCCTCGTCCGCAGCAAACCAGTCGTACGCTGAGAAGAAGCCCCCGAAAGAGAAGGGTCGCTGGTTCAAAAGCAAAAACGAAACGCAGGAACTGAAAGAGGCCAAGAAACTACAAGATTCAGAAGAGTCGAATTCAGAGGATGAAGCATCGTCAAAATCAGAG TCGGCTCCCTCCAGTCCTTCCACTCAAAGCTCCAGTTCAGATTCCAGTTCAGACTCTGACTTTGAGCCAGGACAGAAACAAGGACAAG GCCCCCTGCGATCCATGGTGGAGGAGATCCAGTCTGAAGAGTCAGATGATGATGACTCCACCTCAGAGGAAGAAACGCCCATCAAAACCAACCCGCCTAACCGCGACTCTCG ACTCAGCCTGGACAGCGAGAGTGACAGCAGCGACGGCTCCCACCGCCCCAGTCGAGACCCGGCCCCGCCCCCACAGAAACACAGCTCCTCCAATAACAAA GTGTCTGTCCGAAAAAGCCCAGATTCCTCGTTTCGCTCGGAGAAGGTGATGAAGAAGGGATACGACAAGGTAGGAAGG GCCTACACAGAAGAACTGGTGGACCTCCACCGCAGACTGATGGCATTAAGGGAGCGTAATGTCCTGCAGCAG ATCGTCAACCTGATCGAGGAGACGGGCCATTTTAATGTGACCAACACCACCTTTGACTTTGACCTCTTTTCACTGGACGAGTCCACTGTCCGCAAACTACAGAGCTACCTGGAGGCGACCACGTGA
- the mllt1a gene encoding protein ENL isoform X4 translates to MENQCTVQVKLELGHRAQLRKKVTSEGFTHDWMVFVRGPETGDIQHFVEKVVFRLHESFPKPKRVCKEPPYKVEESGYAGFLMPIEVYFKNKEEPKKVCFNYDLFLNLEGNPPVNHLRCEKLTFNNPTKEFRRKLIKAGGVLVVPEGAEAMSRPSPDYPMLPTIPLSAFSDPKKTKTSHVSKEPSKEGSGGSSKGPKPHKLTKEHRERPRKDSESKAASKGDNDRDGSSKPGRDPSSSSSSKKPSDIKVKDEVKVLPKAAFKEPKITLKDSKMEGMSPKGGGAGSGGGGGGGGGGGPPEPKAPGKRPSTVESPKPSAKKQKKASSEGPKGPTTGGGGAFTGTSPRVSSSSAANQSYAEKKPPKEKGRWFKSKNETQELKEAKKLQDSEESNSEDEASSKSESAPSSPSTQSSSSDSSSDSDFEPGQKQGQGPLRSMVEEIQSEESDDDDSTSEEETPIKTNPPNRDSRLSLDSESDSSDGSHRPSRDPAPPPQKHSSSNNKVSVRKSPDSSFRSEKVMKKGYDKAYTEELVDLHRRLMALRERNVLQQIVNLIEETGHFNVTNTTFDFDLFSLDESTVRKLQSYLEATT, encoded by the exons TGCACTGTGCAGGTAAAACTAGAGTTGGGCCACCGAGCTCAGCTAAGGAAGAAGGTGACATCGGAAGGCTTCACCCACGACTGGATGGTGTTTGTCCGAGGCCCAGAGACTGGTGACATCCAGCACTTTGTAGAGAAGGTTGTCTTCCGGCTGCACGAGAGCTTCCCCAAACCCAAGAGAG TATGCAAGGAGCCTCCGTACAAAGTGGAGGAGTCGGGCTACGCAGGTTTCCTCATGCCTATTGAGGTTTACTTCAAGAACAAG GAGGAGCCCAAAAAAGTGTGTTTCAACTACGACCTTTTTCTTAACTTGGAGGGCAACCCACCAGTCAACCACCTGCGCTGTGAGAAGCTCACCTTCAACAACCCCACCAAAGAATTCAGGAGAAAGCTGATCAAAGCTGGAGGG GTGTTGGTGGTCCCTGAGGGGGCAGAAGCCATGTCAAGGCCAAGCCCAGACTACCCCATGCTCCCCACCATCCCCCTCTCTGCCTTCTCAGACCCCAAGAAGACCAAGACCTCTCACGTGTCAAAG GAACCCAGCAAAGAAGGAAGTGGAGGCAGCAGCAAAGGACCCAAACCACACAAGTTAACCAAGGAGCACCGAGAGCGGCCACGCAAGGACTCCGAGAGCAAAGCCGCTTCAAAAGGAGACAACGATAGAGACGGAAGCAGCAAGCCTGGCCGCGATCCTTCCTCGTCCTCGTCTTCAAAAAAGCCGTCAGACATCAAAGTGAAAGATGAAGTAAAGGTCCTCCCCAAGGCAGCCTTCAAGGAGCCTAAAATCACACTGAAGGACTCAAAGATGGAGGGAATGTCCCCGAAAGGAGGGGGGGCCGGTAGCGGCGGAGGAGGCGGGGGAGGAGGTGGCGGTGGGCCGCCGGAGCCCAAAGCACCGGGGAAACGACCGTCCACGGTGGAGTCTCCCAAACCGAGCgctaagaagcagaagaaggcCAGCTCCGAGGGGCCGAAGGGGCCTACCACCGGCGGCGGCGGGGCCTTCACAGGAACCTCCCCCCGTGTATCGTCCTCGTCCGCAGCAAACCAGTCGTACGCTGAGAAGAAGCCCCCGAAAGAGAAGGGTCGCTGGTTCAAAAGCAAAAACGAAACGCAGGAACTGAAAGAGGCCAAGAAACTACAAGATTCAGAAGAGTCGAATTCAGAGGATGAAGCATCGTCAAAATCAGAG TCGGCTCCCTCCAGTCCTTCCACTCAAAGCTCCAGTTCAGATTCCAGTTCAGACTCTGACTTTGAGCCAGGACAGAAACAAGGACAAG GCCCCCTGCGATCCATGGTGGAGGAGATCCAGTCTGAAGAGTCAGATGATGATGACTCCACCTCAGAGGAAGAAACGCCCATCAAAACCAACCCGCCTAACCGCGACTCTCG ACTCAGCCTGGACAGCGAGAGTGACAGCAGCGACGGCTCCCACCGCCCCAGTCGAGACCCGGCCCCGCCCCCACAGAAACACAGCTCCTCCAATAACAAA GTGTCTGTCCGAAAAAGCCCAGATTCCTCGTTTCGCTCGGAGAAGGTGATGAAGAAGGGATACGACAAG GCCTACACAGAAGAACTGGTGGACCTCCACCGCAGACTGATGGCATTAAGGGAGCGTAATGTCCTGCAGCAG ATCGTCAACCTGATCGAGGAGACGGGCCATTTTAATGTGACCAACACCACCTTTGACTTTGACCTCTTTTCACTGGACGAGTCCACTGTCCGCAAACTACAGAGCTACCTGGAGGCGACCACGTGA
- the mllt1a gene encoding protein ENL isoform X3, translated as MENQCTVQVKLELGHRAQLRKKVTSEGFTHDWMVFVRGPETGDIQHFVEKVVFRLHESFPKPKRVCKEPPYKVEESGYAGFLMPIEVYFKNKEEPKKVCFNYDLFLNLEGNPPVNHLRCEKLTFNNPTKEFRRKLIKAGGVLVVPEGAEAMSRPSPDYPMLPTIPLSAFSDPKKTKTSHVSKEPSKEGSGGSSKGPKPHKLTKEHRERPRKDSESKAASKGDNDRDGSSKPGRDPSSSSSSKKPSDIKVKDEVKVLPKAAFKEPKITLKDSKMEGMSPKGGGAGSGGGGGGGGGGGPPEPKAPGKRPSTVESPKPSAKKQKKASSEGPKGPTTGGGGAFTGTSPRVSSSSAANQSYAEKKPPKEKGRWFKSKNETQELKEAKKLQDSEESNSEDEASSKSEQSAPSSPSTQSSSSDSSSDSDFEPGQKQGQGPLRSMVEEIQSEESDDDDSTSEEETPIKTNPPNRDSRLSLDSESDSSDGSHRPSRDPAPPPQKHSSSNNKVSVRKSPDSSFRSEKVMKKGYDKAYTEELVDLHRRLMALRERNVLQQIVNLIEETGHFNVTNTTFDFDLFSLDESTVRKLQSYLEATT; from the exons TGCACTGTGCAGGTAAAACTAGAGTTGGGCCACCGAGCTCAGCTAAGGAAGAAGGTGACATCGGAAGGCTTCACCCACGACTGGATGGTGTTTGTCCGAGGCCCAGAGACTGGTGACATCCAGCACTTTGTAGAGAAGGTTGTCTTCCGGCTGCACGAGAGCTTCCCCAAACCCAAGAGAG TATGCAAGGAGCCTCCGTACAAAGTGGAGGAGTCGGGCTACGCAGGTTTCCTCATGCCTATTGAGGTTTACTTCAAGAACAAG GAGGAGCCCAAAAAAGTGTGTTTCAACTACGACCTTTTTCTTAACTTGGAGGGCAACCCACCAGTCAACCACCTGCGCTGTGAGAAGCTCACCTTCAACAACCCCACCAAAGAATTCAGGAGAAAGCTGATCAAAGCTGGAGGG GTGTTGGTGGTCCCTGAGGGGGCAGAAGCCATGTCAAGGCCAAGCCCAGACTACCCCATGCTCCCCACCATCCCCCTCTCTGCCTTCTCAGACCCCAAGAAGACCAAGACCTCTCACGTGTCAAAG GAACCCAGCAAAGAAGGAAGTGGAGGCAGCAGCAAAGGACCCAAACCACACAAGTTAACCAAGGAGCACCGAGAGCGGCCACGCAAGGACTCCGAGAGCAAAGCCGCTTCAAAAGGAGACAACGATAGAGACGGAAGCAGCAAGCCTGGCCGCGATCCTTCCTCGTCCTCGTCTTCAAAAAAGCCGTCAGACATCAAAGTGAAAGATGAAGTAAAGGTCCTCCCCAAGGCAGCCTTCAAGGAGCCTAAAATCACACTGAAGGACTCAAAGATGGAGGGAATGTCCCCGAAAGGAGGGGGGGCCGGTAGCGGCGGAGGAGGCGGGGGAGGAGGTGGCGGTGGGCCGCCGGAGCCCAAAGCACCGGGGAAACGACCGTCCACGGTGGAGTCTCCCAAACCGAGCgctaagaagcagaagaaggcCAGCTCCGAGGGGCCGAAGGGGCCTACCACCGGCGGCGGCGGGGCCTTCACAGGAACCTCCCCCCGTGTATCGTCCTCGTCCGCAGCAAACCAGTCGTACGCTGAGAAGAAGCCCCCGAAAGAGAAGGGTCGCTGGTTCAAAAGCAAAAACGAAACGCAGGAACTGAAAGAGGCCAAGAAACTACAAGATTCAGAAGAGTCGAATTCAGAGGATGAAGCATCGTCAAAATCAGAG CAGTCGGCTCCCTCCAGTCCTTCCACTCAAAGCTCCAGTTCAGATTCCAGTTCAGACTCTGACTTTGAGCCAGGACAGAAACAAGGACAAG GCCCCCTGCGATCCATGGTGGAGGAGATCCAGTCTGAAGAGTCAGATGATGATGACTCCACCTCAGAGGAAGAAACGCCCATCAAAACCAACCCGCCTAACCGCGACTCTCG ACTCAGCCTGGACAGCGAGAGTGACAGCAGCGACGGCTCCCACCGCCCCAGTCGAGACCCGGCCCCGCCCCCACAGAAACACAGCTCCTCCAATAACAAA GTGTCTGTCCGAAAAAGCCCAGATTCCTCGTTTCGCTCGGAGAAGGTGATGAAGAAGGGATACGACAAG GCCTACACAGAAGAACTGGTGGACCTCCACCGCAGACTGATGGCATTAAGGGAGCGTAATGTCCTGCAGCAG ATCGTCAACCTGATCGAGGAGACGGGCCATTTTAATGTGACCAACACCACCTTTGACTTTGACCTCTTTTCACTGGACGAGTCCACTGTCCGCAAACTACAGAGCTACCTGGAGGCGACCACGTGA
- the acsbg2 gene encoding long-chain-fatty-acid--CoA ligase ACSBG2 — protein MQLTLCESTTMSEAGVMEPPREVGFLESPCVTADSAASLDDGIVDTANESSEEESAGEREEETGAHDAATSSTKTTEVPAEQSSNTQAVSAQRPDSLSVPPAEPRLWTTQRDGEVKLRMEESGLAAEPALTVNQMFVSTVERYGEYTALRWKEGDQQKSLKYKDYYQTCRTAAKSFLKLGLERYHGVGILGFNSVEWFVADIGAILAGGFAVGIYTTNSPEACQYVAENSKANIIVVENHKQLQKILQIEDKLPHLKAIVQYKDELKEKRPNLYTWAEFLELGRDEPDAPLDAIIASQKPNQCCSLIYTSGTTGQPKGVMLSHDNLTWTAYSTSKHVNLTAASQAQEVVVSYLPLSHIAAQMVDIWITMKIGGVTYFAQPDALKGSLVDTLKEARPTAFMGVPRVWEKMQEKMKAVGAKSSTVRRKVAAWAKDVGLRTNLSKLNQNSAPGSAPVSYHIAKKLVFKKVRKALGLDRCTKCYTGAAPITKDTLEFFLSLNIPLCELYGMSESSGPHTISRHDAFRLTSCGIELPGCKTKLHNKDEEGNGEICFWGRHIFMGYLNMPDKTEEALDAEGWLHSGDLGKQDENGFLFITGRIKELIITAGGENIPPVPIEDAVKEAVPLISNAMLIGDKRKFLSMLLTIKCQVNLDTGDPQDELTPEAVELCRQLGSKAVRVSEIAGGRDPAVNAAIQEGIKRVNENSTSNAQRIQKWVILDRDFSVGGGELGPTMKLKRPVVVKMYKEQIDNFYKDVASPATPDNPLPPK, from the exons ATGCAAT TGACTTTGTGCGAGTCCACCACCATGTCGGAAGCAGGGGTAATGGAGCCTCCCAGAGAAGTCGGTTTCCTGGAGTCGCCCTGTGTTACAGCGGACAGCGCGGCCTCCCTCGATGACGGCATCGTGGACACAGCAAA tgaGTCTTCAGAGGAAGAGTCCGCAGGGGAAAGGGAAGAGGAGACCGGCGCCCATGATGCAGCCACCAGCAGCACCAAGACTACCGAGGTCCCCGCGGAGCAGAGCTCAAACACACAAGCAG TGAGCGCCCAGCGCCCAGACTCCCTGTCGGTGCCGCCGGCAGAACCCCGTCTGTGGACGACGCAGCGCGACGGAGAGGTGAAGCTGAGGATGGAGGAGTCCGGTCTGGCTGCTGAACCCGCTTTGACGGTCAACCAGATGTTCGTCTCGACTGTGGAGCGCTACGGCGAATATACGGCTCTCCGCTGGAAGGAGGGCGACCAGCAGAAAAGCCTGAAATACAAAGATTACTACCAGACCTGCCGCACCGCTGCCAAGAGCTTCCTGAAg CTTGGACTGGAGCGTTACCACGGCGTCGGGATCCTGGGCTTCAACTCTGTCGAGTGGTTTGTCGCAGACATCGGAGCCATTTTGGCGGG TGGGTTTGCTGTGGGCATCTACACCACCAACTCTCCTGAGGCATGCCAGTATGTAGCAGAAAACTCCAAGGCTAATATCATCGTGGTGGAGAACcacaaacagctgcagaaaaTCCTTCAG ATTGAAGACAAGCTGCCACACTTGAAAGCCATCGTCCAGTACAAAGATGAACTAAAAGAGAAGAGACCAAACCTGTACACG TGGGCCGAGTTCTTGGAGCTTGGACGCGACGAGCCCGACGCTCCCCTCGATGCCATCATCGCCAGCCAGAAGCCCAACCAGTGCTGCTCGCTCATTTACACCTCAGGAACCACGGGTCAGCCCAAAGGAGTCATGCTCAGCCACGACAAC CTAACCTGGACCGCTTACTCCACCAGCAAGCATGTGAATCTCACAGCGGCCTCCCAGGCTCAGGAGGTGGTGGTCAGCTACCTGCCTCTGAGCCACATCGCGGCCCAGATGGTCGACATCTGGATCACCATGAAGATCGGAGGGGTGACTTACTTCGCTCAGCCCGACGCCCTGAAG ggtTCGCTGGTAGACACTTTGAAGGAGGCGCGTCCGACGGCCTTCATGGGCGTCCCACGTGTCTGGGAGAAGATGCAGGAGAAGATGAAAGCTGTTGGAGCAAAATCTTCCACCGTGCGAAGGAAAGTGGCTGCCTGGGCCAAAGATGTGGGTCTGCGGACCAACCTGAGCAAGCTGAACCA GAATTCAGCACCAGGCAGCGCTCCGGTCAGCTATCACATAGCCAAAAAGCTTGTGTTCAAAAAGGTGCGTAAGGCCCTGGGCCTGGACCGCTGCACCAAGTGCTACACAGGCGCCGCCCCCATCACCAAAGACACCCTGGAGTTCTTCCTCAGCCTCAACATTCCTCTGTGCGAACTGTACGGCATGAGCGAGAGCAGCGGCCCTCACACCATCTCCCGCCACGATGCCTTCAGGCTCACCAG CTGCGGTATCGAGCTCCCAGGGTGCAAAACAAAGCTGCACAACAAAGACGAGGAGGGAAACGGCGAGATCTGCTTCTGGGGACGCCACATCTTTATGGGTTACCTGAATATGCCAGACAAGACGGAAGAGGCGCTGGACGCAGAGGGCTGGCTGCACTCGGGTGACCTGGGCAAGCAAGATGAGAACGGGTTCCTCTTCATCACCGGGCGGATTAAAG AGCTGATCATCACAGCCGGAGGCGAGAACATCCCTCCCGTCCCCATAGAGGATGCAGTGAAGGAGGCTGTGCCGCTGATTAGCAACGCCATGCTGATCGGTGACAAGAGGAAGTTTCTGTCCATGCTGCTCACCATCAAG TGCCAAGTGAACCTAGACACGGGCGATCCACAGGACGAGCTGACGCCAGAAGCTGTGGAGTTGTGCAGGCAGCTGGGCAGCAAGGCCGTGCGCGTCTCCGAGATCGCAGGCGGACGAGACCCTGCGGTCAACGCTGCCATCCAGGAGGGCATCAAAAGAGTCAACGAGAATTCCACTTCTAATGCTCAGCGCATTCAGAAGTGGGTCATCCTGGATCGAGACTTCTCTGTTGGCGGAGGAGAGCTGG GTCCCACCATGAAGCTGAAGCGGCCGGTGGTGGTGAAGATGTACAAGGAGCAGATCGATAACTTTTACAAGGACGTGGCGTCTCCAGCAACCCCCGACAACCCCCTGCCACCCAAATAG